The nucleotide sequence ATTATTATTGGCGGGCGTTTTTTCAGGCTTAGCGATTTTAGCGCCATTTTTTATCTTAACCGCCTTTGCGGGTGGCTTAGGTATCATAGGCTTAGGTGTGAGCGCTTATTTGTTCTCGCGTTTGGCCTATGTCAATTTCATGGTAGTGACTGAGCGCTTAACGCCGCTGGAATCTATTAAGGCGAGCTTTAACTTTAGTGGTCCTATTGCCTTAAAAACCATGTTGATCTTATTTTTGTACATGCCATTTTCGTTAGTGGGTGGCTTAGTTGCCTCGGCCTTGCTGCCACTGGGATTACCGGTACAAATTGTTGTTGATACTGGCATCGCTTTCTTTAGCTTATTCGTCAATATCGCCTTGTTCCGCTTATACATGGTTAATCGCGCTCCTAAAGCCGTTAACTTAGATAACTGCGACAATCAATAGGATACGCATGCAAACTGACAGCCAATGGGTAGCTAATATCGATGCGGTATTGGCAAGTGAATATGATAAAGCGCGGGATTACGCCTTTGAGGTGCCGACCCAATGTCTATTACATATTCGCGCCTTTACCCATAGGCTGTGTCAGTTATTAGCAGGCGAGCGCATTTTTGATAGCGTTAACTTGTTCGATAGAATTGAGCAGCTCAATAAGCAGCGGCTCATTTCGGTGCGTCTCGCGCGATCGCTACACAAACTCAGAGGTCACGGCAATCGTGGCGCTCATCCTGAAAAATATCACCTCACTCAAGAAGCCTTATTAGCGCTGGCCGAAAAATCCTTAAGCGATGCTCGCCAAGTATTAGCCTTAGCCTGCGAGCAATTGCACCCTAAGCTTAATTGTCAGTATCAGTTGCAACCCTTAGGGCAAGATGCTGGACGCGAATTGTGCTATCGCGCTGTGATGGAAGATGATTGTCGCTCGCAATATTTACTCGGTATGTCATTTAAAGCCAAAGCCTTGCTTCTACAAGAGCAAGAGCAGGCCTTAGAGGATGACTTACCTGACGCTGGAAGTTTACACCAAGGCAGTGATGAGTTTTTAGCTAAAGCTATGTATTGGTTTAGTTTGGCTTATCGCTGCGATATGGATGCACGCTTTGAGTACGGCGTGGCCTTATTGCACGGGTATCAAGGTGATGCTGACGCTGACCAAGGCGAAGCCTTAATTGCAGAGGCAGCAAATGCCGGGGTAATTAATGCTAAAGCTTTGCTTGGTTATTTTTATTTAACGGGCACCTTGCATACCGCCGCCGATAAAGCGTTAGCGCAGCAGTATCTTGAAGCCGCCGCTAAGCAAGATAACGCTGAGGCTATGTGTAATCTTGGGGTGCTGTATTATCAGCAAGGTCAGTTAACGCTGGGC is from Shewanella sp. SNU WT4 and encodes:
- a CDS encoding DUF4145 domain-containing protein — protein: MQTDSQWVANIDAVLASEYDKARDYAFEVPTQCLLHIRAFTHRLCQLLAGERIFDSVNLFDRIEQLNKQRLISVRLARSLHKLRGHGNRGAHPEKYHLTQEALLALAEKSLSDARQVLALACEQLHPKLNCQYQLQPLGQDAGRELCYRAVMEDDCRSQYLLGMSFKAKALLLQEQEQALEDDLPDAGSLHQGSDEFLAKAMYWFSLAYRCDMDARFEYGVALLHGYQGDADADQGEALIAEAANAGVINAKALLGYFYLTGTLHTAADKALAQQYLEAAAKQDNAEAMCNLGVLYYQQGQLTLGYDWSLKAADAGFAQAQYHLALMLAKGEGCTSNPSLSEYWLTEAATHGQLDAMLLRAQQLLNDESLSAQELSVAEDYLRQVIRFGRSVPAMIELSVALTDGMLGRIDVVGAAALLALAKRHANDEHHEIITALQQSLQQQLAQVMPLTDNPQELSAMQRAAQLLDMPIN